One part of the Arvicanthis niloticus isolate mArvNil1 chromosome 15, mArvNil1.pat.X, whole genome shotgun sequence genome encodes these proteins:
- the Tas2r38 gene encoding taste receptor type 2 member 38, producing MLTLAPVLTVSYEAKISFLFLSVVEFAVGILANAFIVLVNFWDMVKKQPLNNCDIALLCLSVTRLFLQGLLLLDAIQLACFQQMKDPLSHNYQAILTLWMIANQASLWLAACLSLLYCSKIVRFSHTFPLHLASWVSRRFLQMLLVALLFSCICTALCLWDFFSRPLSTVTSVLHMNNTEFNLQIAKLNFFYSFIFCNVGSVPPSLAFLVSSGVLVISLGSHMRTMKSQIRGSRDPSLEAHIRAIVFLVSFLCFYVVSFCAALISIPLLVLWHNKGGVMVCIGMMAACPSGHAAILISGNAKLRGAIETMLFWLQSRQKVRRVHKVLPRTL from the coding sequence ATGTTGACTCTGGCTCCTGTTTTGACCGTATCCTATGAAGCCAAGATTTCATTTCTGTTCCTTTCAGTCGTGGAGTTTGCGGTGGGAATCCTGGCCAATGCCTTCATTGTCTTGGTAAACTTTTGGGACATGGTAAAAAAGCAGCCATTGAACAACTGTGACATTGCACTGCTGTGTCTCAGCGTCACCCGGCTTTTCCTGCAGGGCCTTCTGCTTCTGGATGCTATTCAGCTCGCTTGCTTCCAGCAAATGAAAGACCCACTGAGCCACAACTACCAAGCCATcctcactctctggatgatcgcAAACCAAGCAAGCCTCTGGCTtgctgcctgcctcagtctcctctaCTGCTCCAAGATTGTCCGTTTCTCTCACACCTTCCCGCTCCACTTAGCAAGCTGGGTCTCCAGGAGATTTCTCCAGATGCTTCTAgttgctcttcttttctcctgcATCTGCACTGCCCTCTGTTTGTGGGACTTTTTTAGCAGACCTCTCTCCACTGTCACGTCCGTGTTGCACATGAACAACACAGAATTCAACTTGCAAATTGCAAAACTCAATTTCTTTTACTCGTTTATCTTCTGCAATGTGGGTTCTGTCCCCCCTTCTCTggctttcctggtttcctctggAGTGCTGGTTATCTCCCTGGGAAGTCACATGAGGACTATGAAGTCCCAAATCAGAGGCTCTCGTGACCCCAGCCTTGAGGCACACATCAGAGCCATCGTATTTctggtctcctttctctgtttttatgtAGTGTCCTTCTGTGCTGCTTTAATATCAATCCCCTTACTGGTGCTATGGCACAATAAGGGGGGAGTGATGGTTTGTATAGGAATGATGGCAGCTTGTCCTTCTGGACACGCAGCCATCCTGATATCGGGCAATGCCAAGCTGAGGGGAGCCATAGAGACCATGCTATTCTGGCTTCAAAGCAGGCAAAAGGTGAGAAGAGTCCACAAGGTACTTCCCAGGACACTCTAA